DNA sequence from the Poecile atricapillus isolate bPoeAtr1 chromosome 4, bPoeAtr1.hap1, whole genome shotgun sequence genome:
TCCTGTAACCATCTTTGTAGCCCTTTGCAAGACTCACTCCAgtaaatctgtatttttcttgaaCTGGGGAACTCAGGACTGGATACAATACTTCAgatgcagcctcaccagtgctgagtagaGAGGAAGAATTGCCTCCCTTGCTGGCAGTGTTGAATTACTGCTCCGTTACACTTCTGCTCTTAGTGCAGTATCAAATGTATTTGTTGAGGGAGGGTTTTTTGTGAGAAGTCAGTACTGATCCCACTATTGCCAGTGATGCAGAAAGGCTACAAATGGAAGTTAAGAAGGTGAGAGCACACTCAAAAGATACAAAGGAGGATTACTTCAGAACTgcccctaaaaaaaaaaaaacccacaaagacTCTTCTTTACAGTGATGAAGTTCCATCTTGATGTTTCTTCTGatttccagaggtgctatgacaGTTGTCCTGGGAAAGAACTCAGCTGATGAACTAATTAATTAGCTTTTTGATGAGTATATATTATAAATGTTTCCAAGTATTACTTATAATTGaaatttgaaagtattttttccatctttggcaccagtttaaaaaagaaataaggaaatCTGAATGAGTCCTAATGAAAGGTGAATTAACAATATGCTGCTTCTTGCAGCAACCCTGTGCCCTAAGGAAGCTttcatttggggaaaaaaaaggataataCTTAGAATTAATCTGTAAACTACTACAATTACAATCTGCTGAAGGCCAGGTTCATATATGAGTTTGCTAATTGTAATCtggataaaaatgggataaatCCCTGCATGACCTGGTTTGACCTCATGACTCTGCTTTGAACAGGAGGCTGGACCAGAGACCTCCTGAGGTACCTCCCAACTTTCATTCTCCTGTGAACCAAGGAAAGAAACAGGAGGTTACACATGGTCTTTGTCTGACCACTTAGCACAAACAGTATTCCTGAGACAATAAAGCCTTAATTTGATTCTTTAGATTCTACAGAGATGCCATGTATAGGTCATagacaaaaaacaacaacaacaacaaatgaAAATCACTACCACcacaaaaaccaacaaccaaaaagtcccacaaaaaaaaaaaaaaagaagaaaacaaacaggcaaaaatcaaaaatcccaaacacaaaACCCAACTTCACTGAGGATCAAGGAAAGAGACTTGCCTGGAAAGAAGCAATGAAGAGGCCAAGGTTTGATAGTTTATCAGCTTAGCCTAGGGCTGTGAAGTATGCCAAATAGGAACTGAAGTGAGACTGCACAGAACTTTCTCAAAAAACCCTGGTACTGCATTCTCTGCTATTAAATACACACTGACAGTCGATCTAACATGTCTGACATGGCtttaatttgtgtttctttttgtaAAATTACTTATTAAATACAGCTTTAATAATAACATTAACCGTAGTACACATTAGGGTTTctaataaaaatagaagaatCCCTGTCTTAAATGCCTTGTGGAAAGACTGCATCAGGAAAACTGACATCTGTGTTTGCAGGAAGACACAAGCCAGCGTTAACTACACTGAATTCAGGAATGGACATCTTACCTGAATTATAAATATCTTTGGTTTTCCTACTAAACTGTGGCACTTGTCTCCTCTGAACATGTCTGtgattttctgaattttgatTTTGTCATCATATGCATAAATGTGATCATCCTCACCGTGACTcaggaacacacacacaaagcagtCAGCATTGCTGTGGTCATCCCTAGAGGCTGAAACAGTAAAGTGGTGTTTTAATGACAAAACAGTCATATTCAGGTCTAAAAAACATTGTACATTTGTGTCATATCATATAATCCCCAATCAGTCCTTTTTCAAATGGATGCTATTTTCAGGTAGAGCCATACTGTAGTGATTTCAAGGTGTATTGATTCAAGTTGGCTGAAGGACCACTAACCACAAAAAGAAGAATGTAATTATCTTCTCCCAGCTGCATGTATCATCTTTCAGTCTTTAGTGACTTAATTAGTTCTCTCAATAGAAGCTTCACTTACATTGCAATAAAATAATCTTCAGCCTAATCTTTAAGTCCTTCTATTGCTAAATTCCTTGTGCACAAAGAATTATTCTAAGTTATATGAACAGAGAGATTGGTAGAAAAGGTATCTGGGAATTCTGCTGTAATAATTTAGACATAACAATACATAGTCTCTTACCTTCGTCAATTTTTTGCAGCACATCTTCTGCTTTCAGATCTTCAAAAAGTCTGACTTCAAACCCAAGGTCTGTCAAACTATTGTTGGAACAGATCATTATTAGTAAAATCTTGCTCAAATTATATATCAATTGCTACCAACTCAGCTTCCTTCCCTGTGGGGGGATTAACATTTTTATGCATTATTTATATACAAAACTACTGAAGTTGGTTTTGAATTCAAACTGGTGTCAAGGACAGGTCTAACACCTAAAGTTACTTCAAAGAGTTTGTCCAAAGAAAGCTCTGGACTCAGCAAACTCATAGGACTTGTGCCAGCAGTTTCTGTGACCTAAAATAATGTGCCTTGAAGCTTTTTAATTATGGCTATCTTCACCCAAGTTGCATAGGTGCTATGTCTGCCAAATCCTCTGGTCTCTCTCTAAATAAACACAAGGTTTAGGTAACTCATTAATTTGACCACAGTTTCTAAAGCTTCAATTTTTTTAAGGGTTAGTAGAGCAACCAAGTTTCTTACCTGCGTTTCAGATTGATTCTGTCTGCCATAGTCCCACGTCTGTCTTGCAGCGTTAAACGCCAAAAAAAGTGCTCATGATTGAAGATTAATGCAACTCCTCTTCTTTGATGGTTCATTTTGTATTCCACTGCAGGATCAAGTGATTGTTTGCTGCCACAGATGGAAAACATTCTTGGTAAATGAGGCTGCTTGGTTAAGGCACATAATGGTTCATTTCAGACATGGCTCCAATTCTCCCTGTTATGTGTTTAGCTAAATATTAACATAATTGGATAGTGTACATGTATATATTTGGAATTGTCTGTGATTTGATTCAAGTTTTTCTAAGTAAATCAAGTGCTGCATTGTAATCAACAGACTATAAACTGGGGATGAGGTGCTGAGTGTAGTGTATCTTGCAAAAGGAGAAcaaatgtttattatttttcttaatgaaacGAAAGCTATGACAATACAATGGTTCATCTAAGTTTTTAGCAACCAGCCCATCAAATCCTAAAGCTGAAGGACAGAGGTCTTCTTAAGGACAGAATAAATTACCTACCCAGCTTCTAAGTAGAGGACTTTATCATGGCAGCAAACACATAGAATACCTGTGTGTTTGGGGTTAGCATTCTGCAATTTTATTGGTTTATGAGCAAAACACAGAATAGGATGTGTGACTGGGCTGTGACTCTGGACTTGGCTGTGGATGCAAAAATTTGTAAGTGTTGACATGGCTGTAATTAGAAAGACAAAGCAGACAGTCTTTCTGCTTTTGTAGTTACTGGTGCAGAAAACAGAAACTGAAACACTTCTGGCAATGGACAGGTCCAGAGTTTGAGGTACACGGAATGACAATCAAGGTCATGCTGCCCTAGGACTGGCTCTAGTCACAGATGTCATTTTTTCCATGTTAATACTTTCTTTCATGCTATGGAATATTCAGGTCTGGTGCAATTACAGGAGAAAGTTGTTTAGAATATTTGCCTACAGATGCTCAAGATCAGAGTTTCATTGGCAAATGCTTTTGTTTCACAACAGAATTACCATCACATACACAGACTATCTCTGCTTCTCCACTTTCTTATGAGAATCCTCTTAATGAAACATCTTTTTGTAACATCTACATAAGAATTCAGACAGAGAACAGGAATTTAGGATAACTGTTCAAAATCAGGGAGGTTCTACAATGTTCTACAATGTTGACTGGATAACCAATAAGAGAAGTTGGGTGCTTTATCACATTCTTCCCGTTCTGAGTACCaaacatgaaaaatgtgaaGATTATAAATTTTAACCTTGTAATTATGAACAATATTCATATTCATATCTGGTACCTGTACCAGtaccagatttttttcagatttttgcaATTTCTCTTCCTTAGGATTTGGCTAGGTGCATGGCTAGTAAGGATTTTGGACAGTTTGGTTGCTGGATCCTGTGAATGACCATTGAAGGATGATTCCCTAAATAGCTTTCTCCACTCAGCTTTATGTATGAGGCAAAGTTACCAGGCAGGTAGTTCACTGTTTTCAGGGCTTTCATGGAATCACTGTTCCATGGTCTACTTCCCCTCCTTCCAGAAGAATGCATTCCTGTGCTACAATCTACCACTTAGTCTGTCCAGTGGCTCCCTACATTGTTATAGTCTTCACACATTgcctaaaataaaaagagaacacTCCACATAGTCCCTTCCACATGCCTTCACAATAAAGGTGCTTCTTCATCTGGTGTAGCTAAAACCAGAAACATGATTTTTAAGTGGGTGGACTTGAATCAAATAATTCTGTTGAATTCttaacaaaaatcagaaaacccTGCACTGACCTGAGTCCCTTGGGACATCTCTGTCACTGCCACCAGAACTTTACCTTATATTGAATGCATCTACTTCTGTGATGTTCTCATTTCCATCTGTTAGAGAAATCAATAAGTTATTTAGCCATAAAATgattcattaaaaacaaacaaaatcaattTGAACTTAAGCATCCAGCCTTAAAGTTTAGCTGTTAATATGAACCAAAAGCTCATTCAGACATCAGGTAAGTAGGCATGCTCATTAGTGTTTGTCTGCACCCACAGCTTTCGAAGGCTGTTCTGGAAGTTCTGACTCCAACAGTCTGAATTTCAGGTGGTCAAGACATGCATATTTTCTATCTGCCTGTGTATCTGTCCCTATATAAACATATTCAGAGGTTATGATTTTATATATCTAACTGGCtggctgtattttttaaaggaactCTAACTCGACAGTTACTATTTGACATAACTTAAAAATATGCtggtgtttcttttcttttagtaaTGCTGCTAATACAAAACTGAGCATTCTCTTTGAGGTTGGATGCAGCACATGAGTCACAGTTTATAGTGTTAACAGCTATTGACAACTGAGAAGGGACAAGATTTAAaccttttcttctgctgaacTATACAGACTTTAAATACCTCCAGTACAGAACAGACATAAAAGTAACAAGGAACATGCACATCTTTGGAGTGTGCAGAACTACAGATTTGCAGACAGGCCAAAATACTTGTTCCTCTCACTTAAGCATCTCAGTGGGCTATTAAATCACTATTACTACTGGTAGAGACTAATTACCACATTATGAGAACTGTATACATAAACACTGTACCTGTGGTGGGTAATGCAGGTCTGCTGTCCAGCTGGACATGGCCTGCAATTTTAAGAAGAATCACAGTTACATGTATTTTACAAACTACTTTGCACATACAATACTAGCTCTTCGCATCTATTTTTCAAATGTTATTAATGCCTTTTGCAAAACTAACATACCTATGTATTGATAGAGGACAAAAGTTATTGCGAtccatttccccccaaaacagATCATAAAATTTTATAGTCATCAAACTTTAAGACAGAAAATGTAGACAAAGGAGGAATAGAATTCCTGAGCTACAGGAAACTAGGAAACGATAGTTTTCCTGTTAATTTAATCCTGTTTAGTAACTTCCTATATGAGAGGGACAACTTTCATTGTCCCTCTCATATGGCAGCTTCAGTCACATAAACACTATTTGAATTATCATGACTTATgaaaaattttctctttgtcttaCACAGGAACCAGTTTGTTCCAAAATCTGATTGAGACCAACGGGACTAATTGTCTTTAATTTCGTGAAGGTGGATTGCTTCAACGGAATCAAAAGTCAGGTATGCACCAGGATACACTGGAATCTCACAGAATCTTTCCCTGGATGCCTTTCCGACTCAGCACCGTGATCAAAAGGCACTCTGGACCAATGGCACACAAAAAAAGTCCCTTTAAGCCTAGCTGCATCTCCGGGAACTCGACTCAAGTTCTGCTGCCCTGacttctccttccctcctgtTGCACGCCCGGGACCTTCCCCGCTCCCCTGTCCCGGGGCCGTGCCGGGGAGCCGGAGGGGTTTTCCCCCGGGCGGGGTGCGCTGGATTTACGTGCAAATCCATTTCCTCCTTGGCCGCCGCCGTCCTTCGCCACCTTCTCCGCTCCCTTCCTCCGGCAGGAATGAAGGAAGGAATGAAGTACAGAAGCAAAGGTCCCGCTGCCCATGAGCGCCGGCAGCGCCCTCCGGGCAGCGCTCCCACTCTGGGGGCAGCCGGCCTCGGTGCCCCCGGCCCCTGGCAGACATTCCCCATCCCGCTCCTGCCCCGCCAGGAGCCCCACACCCCGGCCGCATCCCGGCCCTTCCCGCCCGTCTCCTCCGCACACGCACCCGCCGGCGGCTGCCGCTCCGCGCCCGACATGGCCAGGGACCAGCACCAGCTACACACAAACACTCCGACACAAACCCGGCCGAGCCTTCccctctcttcctctcccctGCCTTCCGGGGGTCGGCCCGCCTCCTCAGCCCGGGGGCGGGCGCTCCTCGCCCTTTGCTCCCGCGGCGGCGCCTCCGCCAGGAGCGGGGCGAGGCGCGGGGGAGCGCCGGGGTGCGGTGTGAAAGCGAGCCCGGGGTTACCTGTGCTCCCGAGCTGCTGCTTCGGCCACCGTGGGCGAGTAACTGCAGCGGCTCCTACAAAAACATCCTCCTGAAATATAGTCAGAGCCTCCTCCCGCGTTCGCTTAGTTTCAATTTTTCAAAACTCTACTCAAATTCCCATTTCAGGCGcacagtgttttctttcctgtaagAGTGCGTTTTCATTCGGGCACCCACACACCACCCTTGCGAGGTTTGGATGTGTGCATCAATCACTCTGCACATGCAATACTTTGCTCTGCTCTCGCTTCAG
Encoded proteins:
- the CASP6 gene encoding caspase-6, producing the protein MSGAERQPPAGHVQLDSRPALPTTDGNENITEVDAFNISKQSLDPAVEYKMNHQRRGVALIFNHEHFFWRLTLQDRRGTMADRINLKRSLTDLGFEVRLFEDLKAEDVLQKIDEASRDDHSNADCFVCVFLSHGEDDHIYAYDDKIKIQKITDMFRGDKCHSLVGKPKIFIIQACRGDKHDDPVIAHDSTDSSNESLANETEVDAAGVYTLPAGADFIMCYSVAQGYYSHRDTVNGSWYIQDLCETLRKHGSSLEFTELLTVVNRKVSCRRVDRCRDVNAIGKKQIPCFASMLTKKLYFHPKSK